From the Nodularia sphaerocarpa UHCC 0038 genome, the window GCGCTTTGATGAAAATATCAATCTCTTCGCGGGTATTATAGAAAGATAAACTTACCCGTGCGGTTCCCGGTAAACCTAAATGACGGTGTAATGGTTGAGTACAGTGGTGTCCAGAACGAATCGCTACGCCTTCTTGGTCTAATAATGTCGATAAGTCGTTAGGGTGGACATCTGCGGCTGTAAATGCAGCTAATGCAGCCCTTCCTTCGCCTTTGGCGTTGGGTTTGGGACCGTAAATTGTGATTTGGGGTATTTGCTCTAATTGTTGGAACAAATACGCTGTGAGTTCGGCTTCGTAGGCGTGGATTTTATCCATGCCAATATTACTAAGATAATCTACCGCAGCTCCCAGGGCGATCGCCTCCGCAATTGCCGGTGTACCAGCTTCAAATTTGTGGGGTAATTCTGCGTAGGTAGAATGATCTAAATATACATCTGCAATCATTTCACCACCACCAAAAAATGGCGGCATGGATTCTAACAGTTCCAACTTACCATACAAAAATCCTATGCCAGTGGGGGCGCACATTTTGTGACCGGAAGCAACCAACCAATCACAGTCGATTTCTTGCACATCCACAGGCATATGCGGTACACTTTGGCAAGCATCAACTAAGAATTTCGCACCGTATTTGTGAGTAATTTTGGCAATTTCTGCGACTGGATTAATACATCCCAAAGTATTAGAAACATGACTAACCGCAACCAATTTTGTTTTGTCAGAAATCAGGTTTTTAAACTGTTCTAAATCAAAACTTCCTTCTGGTGTCAATTCCACAAACTTTAACACCGCACCCGTTTTTTGTGATACAAGTTGCCAAGGAACGATATTACTGTGGTGTTCCATCACCGACAGAATAATTTCATCTCCCGCTTGCAAATTGTTCATCCCCCAGCTGTAGGCTACCAGGTTAATGGCTTCACTGGCGTTGCGGGTGTAGATAATTTCTTGACGTGACGCAGCATTAATGAATTTAGCTACTTTATCTCGCGCACCTTCATAAGCATCAGTGGCTTTAGCACTCAGGGTATGAGCGCCACGATGCACGTTAGCATTATATTGTTCGTAATAATCCCGCAGGATGTTTAACACGAACACAGGTTTTTGGGAAGTAGCTGCATTATCCAGATAAACCAAAGGTTTCCCGTTAACTTCCTGATGCAATATCGGGAAATCAGCGCGAACTTTATCAGCCAGGGTTTTGATAGGGGTGAAAGTCATACAATTTTAGATTTTAGATTTTAGATTTTGGATTGACTCCACAGATAAATCTATAGGTTTGAGGATTTGGGATTTGGGATTGATTCCCCAGATAAATCTGGGGGTTTGTACCATTAAGGAAATATTAGTTATTAGTCATTAGTCAAAGACTTGAGACTATTAACTGTGTTTAATAGAATTGCTTGCAGAGATTTGACGGGGATTTGGTTGATAATTTCCGCAGCAAAGGCATTAATTAACAACTTACGCGCATCATCTTCGTTAATTCCCCGACTTTGGAGATAAAAGATTTCATCATCTTCCAACTGACTAACGGTAGCACCATGAGCGCATTTCACGTTGTCGGCGGTAATTTCCAACTGCGGCTTAGTATCAACTCTGGCTTTTGATGATAACAATAAATTGCGATTTAATTGACCGGCATTTGTTAACTGTGCGGCTTTCGGCACAAATACTTTGCCATTAAATACTGCATGAGCGCGATCGCCTACAATGCACTTATGTAACTGTGTGCTGGTACTATGGGGATGATTAAGTGCGATCGCACTGTGAGTATCACCCACCTGTCTACCAGAAATCATCGTCAAACCGTTGAGAGTCGTTTCGGTTTGTTCACCAGTTTGCAAAATTTCTAAATTGTGGCGCGATAACTTAGCACCAAAACTCAAAGCATGACAAGTATAGCGACTATCACGAGCTTGAGTAACAGCAGTCTTCCCTACATGAAAAGCCTCTGCACCTTCCCGCTCAATTCTAGTATGACTCACCTGAGCATTCTCACCCAGCCAAATTTCCGTAACCGCATTAGTGAGGTAAACCCCCTCATTCTCTGCGTCCTCTGCGCCTCTGCGGTTAATAAAATCTTCCACCAAAGACACACTACCACCAGTTTCAGCCACCACCAAACAACGGGGCTGAGAAATCGTCGCTGTATCACCAGCAACCGCAATAAATAATAAATGAATCGGCGTTTCCACAATCACATTCTTAGCCACCCAAACCACCGCCGCATCAGAGATTCCAGCAGTATTGAGAGCAGTAAAAACCTCCTGTGAACCCTCAGCTTGTGCTAAATACTGTTTAACACGCTCCTGCTGAGACCGAGAAAAACCCGCCAAATTACCGACAACAACCCCAGAAGGTAAATCTGCAACGGCGGATAAATCCGGCGCATAGACACCATTAACAAACACCAAACGACTATTAACAGCCTCTGGTAAAGTTAAAGCCGAGATATCAACTGATTTTAATTGTGTTTCTACATGAAACTGCACTTGACGCAGCGCTGACAAATCAGTAAACCGCCATTCTTCCTCACGGGTAGTGGGGATACTGGAATGACGCACCCAATTAGCAGCACCTTGGCGTAATTCCTGGAAACAATCTGCGGCGGTTGCTGCGGTTACTTCATCTAACAACCCAGTTAGATAACTATCTTTATCCAACAGAGTAGAAGTCAAACTCACAGCATTTGAGTTAGGAACCGGACTAGGAGAAACTTGAATAGTCATTACACACCCACCTCAGCACCTTCCAGAACCCAGTCATAACCGCGCTCTTCCAATTCCAGCGCCAAATCCTTACCACCACTCATGAGAATGCGACCATGAGCCATGACATGAACATAGTCAGGCACAATATAATTCAGCAAACGTTGATAGTGAGTAATCATAATCGTGGCATTTTCTGGACTAGCCAATTGATTCACACCATCAGCCACAATTCTCAGAGCATCAATATCCAAACCCGAATCAGTCTCATCCAGAATACCCAACTTTGGTTCCAGCAGAGCCATTTGCAGAATTTCATTCCGCTTCTTCTCACCACCAGAAAAACCTTCATTCAGACTACGGTTGAGAAAAGCCGGATTCATTTTGACAACTTCCAACTTTTCCTCAATCAAATCATCAAAATCGAAAGCGTCCAACTCCTCCAAACCCTGAGCTTTCCGACGAGAATTGTAAGCAACCCGTAAAAAATCCAGATTACTTACACCCGGAATTTCCAACGGATATTGAAAAGCCAAAAACACACCGCTTCTAGCCCGTTCCTCCGGTTCCATTTCCAAAAGATTCTGACCTTGGAAAATCACCTCACCACCAGTCACCTCATAAGCAGGGTGTCCAGCCAAAACTTTAGAAAAAGTACTCTTACCAGAACCATTCGGTCCCATAATTGCATGAATTTCTCCAGCCCGAACCTCAAGATCCAAACCCTTCAAAATCGGAGTTCCATCAACACTAGCCGTCAAACCCTTAACAGACAGCACAACATCACTATTTTCAATAATCATCTTCTCTCTTCTCTTAACTTTCTCTATTTGGTTTGTAGTAGGCGTTTTAGCGCCTTTCTTGCAGCACTAAAGTGCTTACTACAAGCATTACCCAACACTACCTTCCAACTTCATACTCAAAAGCTTGTCAGCTTCCACAGCAAACTCCATAGGTAGCTGATTAAAAACATCCTTACAGAAACCGCTAATCATCATCGAAATAGCGTCCTCCGGCGAAATACCCCGTTGAGCAAAATAAAACAATTGGTCCTCACCAATCTTAGAAGTAGAAGCCTCATGCTCCACCTTACTAGCGTTATTCTGCACCTGAATATAAGGGAAAGTATTAGCATGGGCATTATCGCCAATCAGCATCGAGTCACACTGAGAATAATTTCTCGCACCCTTAGCCGTGGGATTAACCTTCACCAAACCGCGATAACTATTACTAGAATTACCCGCCGATATACCCTTAGAAATAATCGTACTGCGAGTATTTTTACCCACGTGAATCATCTTCGTACCCGTGTCAGCTTGCTGCATATTATTTGTCAGCGCCACCGAGTAAAATTCACCCACAGAATTATCACCCACCAACACACAGCTAGGATACTTCCAAGTAATTGCTGAACCTGTTTCAACTTGAGTCCAGGAAATCTTAGAATTCACACCCTGACACAAACCGCGCTTGGTAACAAAATTGTAAATTCCACCTTTACCCTTTTCATCGCCGGCGTACCAGTTTTGAACAGTGGAGTATTTAATTTCCGCGTTATCCAGGGCGACAAGTTCCACCACTGCGGCGTGTAATTGGTTGGTGTCATACATTGGCGCAGTGCAACCTTCTAGGTAGGAAACATAGCTACCTTCTTCAGCCACAATCAAAGTCCGTTCAAACTGTCCTGTATCACCGGAGTTGATGCGGAAATATGTAGACAGTTCCATTGGGCATTTTACGCCTTTAGGAATATAGACAAAAGAACCATCGCTGAATACTGCACCATTTAAAGCCGCAAAATAATTGTCTGCTGCGGGAACGACGCTACCCAGATACTTCCGCACAAGTTCGGGATGTTCTTGTAAAGCTTCCGAAATTGAGCAAAAGATAACTCCATCTTCGGCGAGTTTGTCCTTAAATGTGGTAGCAACAGAAACGCTATCGAAAATTGCATCGACAGCCACATTTGCTAGTCGCTTCTGTTCAGTGAGGGAAATACCCAATTTCTCAAAGGTTTCTAGCAGGGTAGGATCTACCTCATCCAAGCTGTTGAGCTTGGCTTTCTTCTTCTTGGGCGCGGAATAGTAGATAATATTCTGATAGTCGATGGGCGGATACTTGACACTCGGCCAAGTTGGTTCCGTCATTTTGAGCCACTGGCGATAACATCTGAGGCGAAAATCTAACATGAACTGTGGCTCGTTCTTCTTGGAGGAGATCAAGCGAACAACGTCCTCATTTAGTCCACGTGGGATAGTGTCGGCTTCAATATCTGTAATAAAACCGTACTTGTAGGGTTGGTTGACTAAGGTTTTGGCTGTGACACTCATCGGTATTAATCTCTTGTGTTCAGAACTGGAATCGTGGAATCAGTTTACGGAAATCTCTTTAAGAATGGGAGACGGGCTGTGGTTGAGCCTCTTCTCTTGTCGTGCAACCAGTTGGTAACACGGCTGTTAAAATAGGACTTTGGGAGTAAAACAACTTGTGGGTTGTTTAATTTATTTTCATTTTACGCTAAATTAACAACAAGAATGTTGTTAAAGTCAAATTTTCTAAAAAAAATATTTGGGGACGTTCATACAGCGTCTTGTAGAGCAAATGGAGACTATTCACCAGACCTCAACCAAGCAAGATATTCTGGAGTATCTGCTTAAGCGCTCACAAGCAACTGCTTTTGAGTTAGCGGAAGTTTTAGATGTCAGCAAGCAAGCAATTCGTCGTCATTTGAAAGATTTGGAGACGGAAGATTTAGTTTTGTATTCATCTGCACAAATAGGTATGGGGCGGCCACAGCATATTTATAAGTTAAGCCGCCGGGGACGCGATCGCTTGCAAAGGAGTTTAAACAATCATCAAAGCGATCGCTATGGTGAATTTGCAGTTTCACTGTTGGACACTTTAGCAGAAACCGTAGGCCGTGACCAAGTAAGGTCAATTTTACAAAAACAGTGGGAGCGTAAAGCTCAAGAATACCGCGATCGCGTCGGTAACGGATCACTAGAAGAACGTGTAGCTAATTTAGTGAATCTGAGAAAAACTGAAGGATTCATGGCAGAATATCACTCAGTGGAATCCTCACAAAAAGATAGCTTTATCTTGATGGAGCATAACTGTGCCATTTCCAATGTCGCCGAGTCTTTCCCTAGCATCTGCGGTCATGAATTAGAAATGTTTGCGGCGGTTCTACCAGATTGTCACGTAGAGCGCACCCATTGGATTATCGATGGTGAACATCGTTGCGGCTATTTAGTGCAACGACAAACATAATCAGTTTAAATCATGGCTAATAATTGAGTAGTAAGGCTTTTTACCAATCAATAATTATCTATTGTCCAGAAATCAACATTTAACTAGGTTTAAAAACTAAATATATGGATATACCACCGCAGCAACCGACAACCCAATTTCTCACCTTAGAAGAATCAGCCAAAGTAGATGCAGCTTTATTATCTTCTTCAGAAAAGTTTTTAACCAGATTAACAATTTCATCCCTCAAACTCCTCAAGCATATTGCCCAAGAGTACGGTGTTGCTATGGAAGATTTAACCACACAGCAACTAATTACGTGGTTTGAAAAAGATGCCAAAATTAAACGAGAACAAGGAATGGAAGCCTCATATTTGAAATGGTAAAGCATTTCCTTCCCTTTCTTCTATCTCTGTGTCCTCTCTACGAGACCCTCCGCGAACTGCGCCTCTGCGGTTCCTTTAAAAAACCAACCCAATCTTAACCGTATTAAGACTGGGTTGAAAAATTAA encodes:
- a CDS encoding SufS family cysteine desulfurase; translation: MTFTPIKTLADKVRADFPILHQEVNGKPLVYLDNAATSQKPVFVLNILRDYYEQYNANVHRGAHTLSAKATDAYEGARDKVAKFINAASRQEIIYTRNASEAINLVAYSWGMNNLQAGDEIILSVMEHHSNIVPWQLVSQKTGAVLKFVELTPEGSFDLEQFKNLISDKTKLVAVSHVSNTLGCINPVAEIAKITHKYGAKFLVDACQSVPHMPVDVQEIDCDWLVASGHKMCAPTGIGFLYGKLELLESMPPFFGGGEMIADVYLDHSTYAELPHKFEAGTPAIAEAIALGAAVDYLSNIGMDKIHAYEAELTAYLFQQLEQIPQITIYGPKPNAKGEGRAALAAFTAADVHPNDLSTLLDQEGVAIRSGHHCTQPLHRHLGLPGTARVSLSFYNTREEIDIFIKALKETLEFFAGFLA
- the sufD gene encoding Fe-S cluster assembly protein SufD → MTIQVSPSPVPNSNAVSLTSTLLDKDSYLTGLLDEVTAATAADCFQELRQGAANWVRHSSIPTTREEEWRFTDLSALRQVQFHVETQLKSVDISALTLPEAVNSRLVFVNGVYAPDLSAVADLPSGVVVGNLAGFSRSQQERVKQYLAQAEGSQEVFTALNTAGISDAAVVWVAKNVIVETPIHLLFIAVAGDTATISQPRCLVVAETGGSVSLVEDFINRRGAEDAENEGVYLTNAVTEIWLGENAQVSHTRIEREGAEAFHVGKTAVTQARDSRYTCHALSFGAKLSRHNLEILQTGEQTETTLNGLTMISGRQVGDTHSAIALNHPHSTSTQLHKCIVGDRAHAVFNGKVFVPKAAQLTNAGQLNRNLLLSSKARVDTKPQLEITADNVKCAHGATVSQLEDDEIFYLQSRGINEDDARKLLINAFAAEIINQIPVKSLQAILLNTVNSLKSLTND
- the sufC gene encoding Fe-S cluster assembly ATPase SufC; translation: MIIENSDVVLSVKGLTASVDGTPILKGLDLEVRAGEIHAIMGPNGSGKSTFSKVLAGHPAYEVTGGEVIFQGQNLLEMEPEERARSGVFLAFQYPLEIPGVSNLDFLRVAYNSRRKAQGLEELDAFDFDDLIEEKLEVVKMNPAFLNRSLNEGFSGGEKKRNEILQMALLEPKLGILDETDSGLDIDALRIVADGVNQLASPENATIMITHYQRLLNYIVPDYVHVMAHGRILMSGGKDLALELEERGYDWVLEGAEVGV
- the sufB gene encoding Fe-S cluster assembly protein SufB, with product MSVTAKTLVNQPYKYGFITDIEADTIPRGLNEDVVRLISSKKNEPQFMLDFRLRCYRQWLKMTEPTWPSVKYPPIDYQNIIYYSAPKKKKAKLNSLDEVDPTLLETFEKLGISLTEQKRLANVAVDAIFDSVSVATTFKDKLAEDGVIFCSISEALQEHPELVRKYLGSVVPAADNYFAALNGAVFSDGSFVYIPKGVKCPMELSTYFRINSGDTGQFERTLIVAEEGSYVSYLEGCTAPMYDTNQLHAAVVELVALDNAEIKYSTVQNWYAGDEKGKGGIYNFVTKRGLCQGVNSKISWTQVETGSAITWKYPSCVLVGDNSVGEFYSVALTNNMQQADTGTKMIHVGKNTRSTIISKGISAGNSSNSYRGLVKVNPTAKGARNYSQCDSMLIGDNAHANTFPYIQVQNNASKVEHEASTSKIGEDQLFYFAQRGISPEDAISMMISGFCKDVFNQLPMEFAVEADKLLSMKLEGSVG
- the sufR gene encoding iron-sulfur cluster biosynthesis transcriptional regulator SufR; this translates as METIHQTSTKQDILEYLLKRSQATAFELAEVLDVSKQAIRRHLKDLETEDLVLYSSAQIGMGRPQHIYKLSRRGRDRLQRSLNNHQSDRYGEFAVSLLDTLAETVGRDQVRSILQKQWERKAQEYRDRVGNGSLEERVANLVNLRKTEGFMAEYHSVESSQKDSFILMEHNCAISNVAESFPSICGHELEMFAAVLPDCHVERTHWIIDGEHRCGYLVQRQT